The DNA region GGCGGCCCGGCTCGACCATCTCAAGCGAGAAGTGGAGCAGGAACACCAGGGATGATTGAGCACACCATCAAGATCGAAGCCCCGCCCGAGGTGGTCTGGCGCTTCTTCACCGATCCGGCGCGCATGGCCCGCTGGCTCGGTCCGGCCGATCTCGACCCGGTGCCGGGCGGCGAACTGATGTTCCAGCTCTCCGACGGTCCACGGCCCGTTGTACGCGGCCGCTTCATCGAGCTTCGGCTATACGAGAAGATCGTCTTTACATTTGGCTGGGATCCGACGCCCGGCGTGCCCGATCTGCCGTCCGGCTCCTCCCAGGTCGAGGTGACCCTGTCGGCGCAAGCCGGCGGCACCCTGCTGACCCTGCACCACACCAACGTGCCGCCCGATCTCGTCGTAAACACTCACACCGGCTGGGCCGGCTTCCTCGGTAATCTCGAAGCTGAAGCCGCGAACGCATAGCGGGCTGTCCATGAACGGTCACCGGGTCTCATCGGTCAGGCGGTTTTGATGCGAGGTCGGCCTCAGCGGTGTTGGCGTTCGCTGCGGACTCGGGCGCGTTCGCGGCGTTGAGCTGCCAGGACGTCGGGGTGACGGGCGTTGGCGTTGCGCCAGCTCAGGTATTTCTGCAGCTCACGGGCCAGCACGGTGTGGTTCGGGTGGTTCGAGCCGGCCATCGTAAAGGTGCGCAGTGGCCCGAACTGGGCCTCGATCGGGTTGGCCCACGACGCGCTGGTCGGGGTGAAACACAACTCGACCTTGTTCCGGGCCGCCCAGGCCCGGATGGTCGGGGTCTTGTTCGCCGACAGGTTGTCCAGGGTGACGTAGATCGGTGCACCGTCAGGCCGCCGCGCGCGGATCGACTTGAGCGCGGACAGAGTGTGATCGCCGCCCTTGCGGCGGCGCATGACACCCCACAGCTGGTCGTCGGCGAAGCTGTAGCAGCCGTGGAAGTAGCGGATCCCGTGCGTGCGCGCGTAGGTCGCGGGCAGCCGGTCGGGGTGCCCGGCCGGCGCCCATGAGGTGTCGTGGTACGGGCGGATCGACAGCGGCCCGAACTGGTCGAACGCGAAGCAGCGCTGCGAAAACCGGGTAGTCACCTCCTCGATGCGGTCCAGCTTGGCGTCGAAGTCCGGGTCGGTCGACTCCTTCCACGTCCTGGTGCGCTGCCAGCTGACCTCGTTGTCGCGCAGCATCTGCCGCAGCCGTTCCCGACCGACAACCACCCGCCGATCAGGGTTGGTAGCGAGGTAGTCGGCGAGTTTGCGCAGGCTCCAGCGGGTGAACGGGCGGCCGAGCTTGCTCGGCCGCGTGGTGGCCGTCGCGACGATGAACGCCTCATCGTCGTCATCGATCCGGCGGGGACGGCCTCCCGCCCACCGAGAGTCCAGCGCACGAAGACCCATCTCGTTGAACGCATGGATCACATCACGCACCGTGTCCTCGTGTGCCGCGACCAGCCGCGCGATCGCCGGCACCGGCGTGCCCGAGGCCGACGCCATGATGATCAACGCCCGGCGGACCGAACCGAGTCGTGCTTGCCCCGCCGTACCAGTTGCTGCAGCCTGCGGCCCTCGTCCTGCGTCAACCGCCGTGCCCGTACCGGCTCGGCCAACTCGCCCACCCCACTCCCGGCAGCCAACATCACCGCCGTCGAGGGTGAGCCCCTATCGCCTGGTCCGAGTGAACGCCGTCCGGCGTGTCACCAACCCGGTGAACGTTCATGGACAGCCCACTAGCTGCTCCACTCGTGAGCTGGTATGCCAGCCAGTGATGGTCTGCTATCGGACGCAGGCACGGTAACACGGGATCTTCGGCGCTGGACCCGACCCGACCGGGCACCGCATGTCGGGTCGGCGAGTCCGCCGCGACCATAGCGTGGGTCGCATCAAGGGAGGGAGACCTGGCGTGCTGGAGCGGCTCAACCAGGCTTTGGACCACCTAGAACAGCGGCTCGACCAGCCGGTCGAGATCGCCGATCTGGCGCGGATCGCAGTCACCTCGGAGTACCACTTCCGGCGGCTGTTCTCCGCACTGGCCGGCATTCCGCTGTCCGAGTACGTGCGCCGTCGACGGCTGACCATGGCGGCGGCGGAGGTGGTCGCGGGGGAGCGCACCCTGCTGGACATCGCGGTCCGCTGGGGGTACGGCTCGGCCGAGGCCTTCGCCCGTGCGTTCAAGGCCATGCACGGGACAGGCCCGGGCGAGGCCCGGCGTACGAAGTGCGCCCTGCACGCCCAGCCACGGGTCTCCTTCCGGCTCATCGTCGAAGGGAGCAGCAGTATGCGATACCGCATCGTGAGTAAGGACGCCTTCCAGTTGGCCGGCCGCAAGGCCCGGGTGCCGCTGGTGCACGAGGGCATGAACCCGGCGATCGTCGCCTTCATCAAGAGCATCGACCCGGCGACCCGGGAACGCATCGAGGCCCTGTCCGACCAGGAACCGGCGGGGATCGTCAACGTCAGCGACGGCCTGACCGGCAACCGGGCCGAGGGCACCGAACTGGATTACTGGTACGGGGTGGTCACCGGCGCCGAGGTGCCGGCCGATCTCGAGGTGTTGCCGGTGTCGGCGGGGGACTGGGCGGTGTTCGAGGTGTCCGGGCCGTTCCCCGCAGCGGTGCAGCACCTGTGGCGGGACGTCTTCACCCAGTGGTTCCCGTCCAACCCCTACCGTTCCCGCCCCGGGCCGGAGATCTCGCGTACCACGGTCTCCGCCGACGGCACCCAGGCCGAGGCGCAACTGTGGATCCCGGTGGAGCCGGTAGCCGCCTGAGCCCTCCTCCGGTCAGCCGGGCTCGCGCCACACGGTGCCCGGGGGCAGGAAGAAGGCCGGGGCCTGGGGGTCGAGGGCGTGCCGGATCACCAGGCGGGAATGCTCGTCCAACTCGGGTAGCTCCTCCGGCGGGAACCAACCCACGGCCAGCGACTCGTCGTCGTTCACCCGAGCCTGCCCGCCCACCGGCCGGCAGTGGAAACAGAGGTTGAGGCACTCGCACCGGTCCCCGTTCGGGTACCGGTGCGGGTGCGACACCGCGCTGCTGAGCCGCAGCGGCTCGACCCGCAGGCCGGCCTCCTCCCACACCTCACGCACCACCGCGGTGGCCGGCTGTTCGCCCGGCTCGACGAAACCGCTAGGCACCGCCCAGCGTCCGTCGTCGGCGCGTTGGCCCAGCAGCAGTTCACCGGCCTCGTTGCAGACCACCGCGCTGACGCTCGGCAGCCAGAGCAGGTCATGTCCGACGTGCTCACGCAGCCGCAGGATGTAATCCGGCACCCCCACCCCGGCGACCCTAGCCCCGGCCGCCGGCCCGCGCTCCCGGCCCGACCCGCGTCCCCCGCCCGGGCCCAGGAGAACCGGGCGGCGAATCTCCCGGTTCCGGCCCGCCACCATCACACCCGGATCTACTGTGGAAGTCTCCGAGGACTTGCGCTGTTCCGGTGGCGAGTGGCCGCTCGTCGGTGCACAGTGATTCCCATGAGCGACAGCGACCCCCGGCGCTACTACTGGTGCACCCGACACCACCGAGTCGAGACCGGAACCGAGGTCTGTGCGGCTAGGCACGTGCTCGGCCCGTACGCCTCCGCCGCCGACGCGGAGAACGCCCTCCAGAAGGTGCGGGAGCGTAACGAGGCGTGGGAGGCCGAGGACGCCCGCAGGGCCGAGGAAGAGGGCAAGGAGTACAGGGAGTAGACGACGCGGGGGTCTCCCGGGTCGAGAGCACCGCGTGCGCCGCCGGGGCGGTGACACGTCCCCGAGGAGGCAATCGAGATGGCCGAAGCACAACAGGCCACCCCACCGGCCGCGAAGCGTACGCCCGCGAGGAGAACCGCCGCGACGGAACGCACCGCCGGTGTGACCCGCACCCCGTCCAGTCGCCGGGCCACCGGCACCGCGCCGGCGGCGCGCAAGTCCACCGCACCCACCACGCGGACCGCTGCGACCAAGACCACCGCCACCAAGGCCCCCGCGAAGAAGACCACCGCGAAGGCGACCTCAACCCGACCCGCAGCAGCCGCCAAGAAGGCGCCATCCACCCGGCCTGCGACCGCCGCCAAGACGACCGCCGCCAAGAAGGCGCCCGCCAAGAAGGCGCCCGCCACGGCGACCGCTAAGAAGGCCCCGGCGAAGAAGGCGACCTCGACCAGGGCTCCGGCGAAGAAGACGACCACCGCGAAGAAGGCGACCTCGACCCGGCCCACGGCGGCCGCGAAGAAGACCACCACCGCCAAGAAGGCCCCCGCCCGTAAGGGCACGACGAAGGCGAAGTAGGCCGGGGCGTACTGCGGCGGGATCCTGCCGACTGAGGGGGCGTACCCCCGTCGGTCGGGAGAGGGCGTTTCCGACCCGGCGCTGTCAGGATGGGCCCATGGTCATCCGACGCGTCCTAGCACCGCGCATCGACTTCGGGGCCCTGCGCCGCGAGTTGGGGCTGCCCGACGACTACCCGCAGGCCGCGCTGCGGGAGGCCGAGGAGGCCGCCGCCGCGCCACCCCGGCCCGCGGTCGACCGCACGGACATCCCGCTGGTCACCCTGGACCCGCCCGGGTCGCGGGACCTGGACCAGGCGATGCACCTGAGCCGCCGCGCCGGTGGCGGCTTCCGGGTGCGGTACGCGATAGCCGACGTGGCCGCCCACGTACGCCCGGGTGGTGCCCTGGAGGAGGAGACCTGGCGGCGCGGGCAGACCGTCTACCTGCCGGACGGCAATGTGCCGTTGCACCCGCACAGCCTCGGTGAGGGCGCGGCCAGTCTGCTGCCGGAGGTGGACCGGGCGGCCGTGCTGTGGACCATCGACCTGGACCCCGAGGGGGCCACCACGTCGGTGCATCTGGAACGGGCGCTGGTCCGCAGCCGGGCCCAGTTGGACTACCCCGGGGTGCAGGCCGACGCCGAGGCGGGTCGGCTGCCGGAGCCGATCGCCCTGCTGCCCGAGATCGGGGCCCTGCTCACCGCCCGGGGACTGCGTCGCGGGGCGATCAACCTGCCGATCCCCGAGCAGGATGTGGAGGCCGACGGCGAGGGGTGGCGGCTGGTGCTGCGGGCCCCGGTGCCGATGGAGGAACACAACGCCCAGATCTCCCTGCTCACCGGGATGGCCGCCGCCGATCTGATGCTGGCTGGCAGGATCGGTCTGCTGCGTACTATGCCGGCGCCGAAGCCGGAGGCGGTGCAGCGGTTGCGGGCCGCCGCCGCGCCGCTGGGGGTGCACTGGCCGGACGAGGTAGGCGTCGGTGAGCTGCTGCTGGGGTTGGATCCGGGGCAGCCCCGGGCCGCCGCCTTCGTCGACCAGGCGGCCGAGTTGATGCGGTCGGCCGCGTACACCGCCTTCGACGGCGAGGTGCCCGAGCAGCCGACCCACGGTGGGGTGGCGGCCGCGTACGCCCATGTCACGGCCCCGTTGCGTCGACTGGCCGACCGGTACGCCACGGAGGTCTGCCTGGCCCTGCACGAGGGTCGGACGGTGCCGGACTGGGCCCGGGAGGCGTTGCCCCGGTTGCCGGCGGCGATGGCGGCCACCGACCGGGTCGCCTCGGCGGCCAACCGGGGTGCGATCGATCTGGCCGAGGCGGTGCTGTTGCAGCACCGGGTGGGGGAGACCTTCGAGGCGGCCGTGCTGGACGTGACCGCCCCGGCGAACGGCCGGTCGAGTCGGCCGCCCGGCGGTACGGTCGCCCTGGACGATCCGCCGGTACGCGCCCGCTGCCTGGGTGAGCTGACCCTGGGCACCCGGATGCGGGTCCGGTTGGTGACCGCCGACCCGGCCACCCGGGCGGTCGCCTTCGAACTCGCCTGACCGCAACCGGCAGCGGGGATTGTCACAGGGGTAGTCGCCGTTGTCGGGTCGGTGTGGCTGGAAGGATGACGACCATGGCATACGATCCGAGCGACCTGCCCGACGTCTCCGGGCTCACGGTCGGCATCATCGGCGGCACCGGCGACCAGGGTCGGGGGTTGGCCTACCGGTTCGCCCGGGCCGGTCAGACCGTGTTGATCGGCTCCCGTTCCGCCTCCCGGGCCGCCCAGTCGGCCGAGGAGATCGCCGCCCTGCCCGGGGTCGCGGCCGGTGGCAGCGTCACCGGGGCGGACAACGACGAGGTGGCCTGGCGCAGCGATGTGGTGATCATCGCGGTGCCCTGGGAGGGGCACGCCGCTACCCTTACCGACCTGGCCGAGCCCCTGGCCGGCAAGATCGTGGTCGACTGTGTCAATCCCCTCGGCTTCGACAAGCAGGGTCCGTACCCCCTGCCGGTGGCCGAGGGCAGCGCGGTTCAGCAGGCCGCCGCCCTGCTGCCGGACTCCCGGGTCTGCGCGGCCTTCAACCACGTCAGTGCCCCGCTGCTGGCCGACCCGGAGATCGACCGGATCGAGCTGGACGTGCTGATCTGCACCGAGGAGCGGGAGCTGGTCGATGTCGTCGCCGCCCTGGCCGCCCGGATTCCCGGGATGCGGGGGGTGTACGCGGGACGGCTGCGCAACGCCCACCAGATCGAGGCGTTCACCGCCAACCTGATCGCGATCAACCGCCGGTACAAGACCCACGCCGGAGTGCGGGTCACCGATCTCTGACAACGGTGTGGCCCGGCCGTGGGGCCGGGCCACACCGTTGCGACGGTCAGAAGTTGATGTCGACGCCGGTTTCCTTGCAGACCGCGGTGAGGTTCGTGGCGGTCTTCTGGAAGGCGGCGGCGTCCCCGGCGGCGACCGGGTCGGAGGACTCGGCAGCCTCCTCCACCTGGGCCTGGAACTCCTTCACCGCGTTGGCCACCTTGCTGTCCGTGCTGGCGGCCTCGGCGGCCTTGCCGAGCGCCGCGGCCATGTCGGTGTAGGTCTCCGACAGCATCTCGGCGGTCGGCTCCTTACCGGCCTGGAGCGCGTCGAACAGTACTTCCTTCGACTCGTCTCCGGCCTTCTGCACGGCCTCACAGACCTTCTTGTCGTCCTCACCGGCGGCGGCCGGTGCGGAGGTCTGCGGGGTGGCGGAGGCGCTGGCGGGGGCCGAGGCGGAGGTCACCGGGGCCTCGGTGTCCTCCCCGCCGCAGGCGGTGAGGGCGAAGACGGTGACTCCGGCCAGGGCTAGTGCAAAGAGTTGATCACGTTTCACGGCTGCGAAGCGTAGTGCGCCCTGTCCAGTCATTCCGCCCTCGGGCATCCCGGTACCGGATCCTGGGGTGTGAAGCATCGCCGCACCCCAGGATCCGGTGAGGGTCAGAAGGTGTGCTCGGCGGCCGGGAACTCGCCGCCGCGTACCTCCTCGGCGAAGCGGCGGGTGGCCGCCTCCAGGGTGCCGGCCAGGTCGGCGTAGCGCTTGACGAACCGGGGGGCCCGTCCGGTCCGCAGACCGGCCATGTCCTGCCAGACCAGCACCTGGGCATCCGTCTCCGGGCCGGCACCGATGCCCACCGTGGGGATGGTCAGCTCGGCGGTGATCCGCTTGGCGACCGTCCCGGGCACCATCTCCAGCACCACCGCGAAGGCCCCGGCCTCGGCGACCGCCCGCGCGTCGGCGATCACCTCCTCGGCGGCGTCACCCCGGCCCTGCACCCGGTAGCCGCCGAGGTTGTGCTCGCTCTGCGGGGTGAAGCCGATGTGCGCCATCACCGGGATGCCGGCGCCGACGATGGCGGCGATCTGGTCGGCACAGCGCCGACCACCCTCCAGCTTCACCGCGTGACAGCCGCCCTCCTTCATGAACCGTACGGCCGTACGCAGGGCCTGGGTCGGCCCCTCCTCGTACGAGCCGAACGGCAGGTCACCGACGACCAGGGTCTGCCGGGTGGCCCGGACCACCGCCCGGACCAGGGGCAGCAGATCCTCCGCGGTCACCGGCAGGGTGGTCTCGTAGCCGAACACGTTGTTCGCCGCCGAGTCGCCGACCAGCAGCACCGGAATGCCGGCCGCGTCGAAGATCGAGGCGGTGTACTGGTCGTACGAGGTGAGCATGGCCCACTTCTCGCCGCGCTCCTTGGCGGCGATCAGATCGCGGGTACGGACCCGGCGGGTGGCCGGGCCGCCGTAGAGGGCGGTCACCTCGGCCGGAGTGGACTCCACCATGACTGTCTCCTTTCCTCGAGGCCGCGTACGCGGTCCCCGGGCTCTGCCGCGATCGTCGCACCGGTGGGCCCGGTGGCGGCAGGTCGCAGTGGAGGATGTCACTCCGGCCGGGGCCGGTGGTGGGGTCAGCCGTCCTCCCGCCACCGGTTGGTGATCGGCAGCCGTCGGTCCCGGCCGAACGCCTTCATGGAGATCTTCGTGCCGGGGGCGGACTGGCGGCGCTTGTACTCGGCGGTATCCACCATCCGCAGCACCTTGTCCACGATCACCGGGTCATGGCCGGAGGCCACCAGGCCATCCCGGCCCAGGTCCCCGTCGACGTAGCCGATCAGGATCGGGTCCAGCACGTCGTAGTCGGGCAGGGTGTCGCTGTCCAGCTGACCCGGGCTCAGCTCGGCGCTCGGCGGCTTGCCGATCGAGTTCTCCGGGATCGGCGGGGTGTGGCCCAGCCGGGTGGCCTCGGCGTTGCGCCACTTGGCCAGCCGCCACACCAGGGTCTTCCACACGTCCTTGATCGGGTTGAAGCCGCCGACCGAGTCGCCGTAGAGGGTGGAGTAGCCGACCGCCAGTTCGCTCTTGTTGCCGGTGGTGAGCACCAGCGGGCCCTCCTGGTTCGACAGGGCCATCAGGATCACCCCCCGCACCCGGGCCTGGAGGTTCTCCACGGCCACCCCGGACAGGGACAGGTTGGCCAGGAAGGCGTCCACCATCGGCTGGATCGGCTCGATCCGGTAGTCCAGCCCGGTGCGCTTGGCCAGGTCGGCCGCGTCCTCCCGGCTGTGCTCGGAGGAGTGCTGACTGGGCAGCGAGACCCCGACGACCCGGTCGGGGCCGAGGGCGTCCACCGCGATGGCCGCCACCACGGCCGAGTCGATGCCGCCGGAGAGGCCCAGCACCACCGAGGGGAAGCGGTTCTTGTTCACATAGTCGCGCAGCCCTAGCACCAGGGCCTGCCACACCTCGGCCTCGTCGGCGACCGGCTCGATGACCCCGCCGTGCGCCGCCGGGCCGTCCGGGGCGGGCGGAAGGCCCTCGACCGTACGCCGCACCAGCCGCAACCCGTCGCCCACCTGGCCGCCGTCGGCGATCCCGCCCGCCTCGGTGGTCGACGGCACGGACACGTCGTGGACGAGCAGGTGCTCGACGAACTGCGGGGCCCGGGCCAGCAGGGTCCCGTCCGGCCCGACGATCATCGAGTCGCCCTCGAAGACCAACTCGTCCTGGCCGCCGACCATGTTGACGTAGGCGATGGTGGCCTCGGCCTCGGCGGCCCGGCGGCGGACCACCGGCAGCCGCAGGTCGTCCTTGTTCAGCTCGTACGGCGAGCCGTTGATGCTGACGACCAGCCCGACCCCGGCCTGCCGGGCGGCGGCGAACGGCCCGCCGGCCTGCCACAGGTCCTCGCAGATGGTCAGCGCCACGTCCACCCCGCCGAGCCGGACCACCGTCAGGGTGTCTCCGGGCACGAAGTAGCGGTCCTCGTCGAAGACCCCGTAGTTGGGCAGGTGGTGCTTGAAGTAGGTGGCCTGCACCTGGCCCTGGTGCAGCAGGGCGGCGGCGTTGCGGGCCCCGCGACCCGGCTCGGCGTCGCCGCTGAACTGCGGCGGACCGTCGGCGTCCAGATAGCCCACCACGATCGGCACCTCACCCAGGCCGTCGGCGGCCAGGTCGGCGGCGAGCCGGTCCAGGGCGGCCTTGGAGGCGGCGACGAAGGACCGCCGGAAGACCAGATCCTCCACCGGGTAGCCGGTCAGCACCATCTCCGGGAAGAGCACCAACTGGGCGCCGGCCTCGGCGGCCCGGCGGGACCAGGCGCGGACTAGGTCGGCGTTGCCGGTGAGATCGCCGACGCTGGGGTTGACCTGGCACAGAGCGAGACGCAGGGTGGGCATGTCCTCATCTTGCCCCAGCCCGATGAGGTCGACACGTGGGCGTGGCTGCCGAACCCCCGCAGCGGGCCGGTGACCGCCGGTCGGGACTGCACGGGACGCGGTGACGGCTGTTCGCGTAACGTCTGCGTAATCGGGCCGGTGAAGACTGGTCGGACAGGTCGGGCAAAGCCCGGTCGAAGGCGGACATAGAGTCGCGGAAGGTTGAGGCAGTGGACCGACAGCAGGAGTTCGTTCTTCGTACGCTGGAAGAGCGGGACATCCGCTTCGTCCGGCTCTGGTTCACCGACGTGCTCGGCACCCTCAAGAGCGTCTCGGTCGCCCCGGCCGAGCTGGAGGCCGCCTTCGACGAGGGCATCGGGTTCGACGGCTCGGCGATCGAGGGCTTCGCCCGGGTCTTCGAGTCGGACATGGTGGCCATGCCGGACCCGACGACCTTCCAGGTGTTCCCCTTCGAGGGCGGGGTCAGCGGCGAGAGCGCCCGGATGTTCTGCGACATCCTGCTGCCCGACGGCAGCCCCTCCTGGGCCGACCCCCGGCATGTGCTGCGCCGGGCGTTGTCCCGGGCGGCCGAGAAGGGCTTCACCTTCTACACCCACCCCGAGATCGAGTTCTTCCTGCTGGAGAACGGCCCGGCGGACGGCTCGGTGCCGATCCCGGTGGACACCGGCGGCTACTTCGAGCACACCACCCACGCGGTGGCCCGGGACTTCCGCCGCCAGGCGGTGCTGGCCCTGGAGCGGATCGGCATCTCGGTGGAGTACAGCCACCACGAGGTCGCCCCCGGCCAGCAGGAGATCGACCTGCGCTACGCCGACGCCCTGACCACGGCCGACAACATCATGACCTTCCGGCACGTGGTGAAGGAGGTGGCCCTCTCCACCGGGGTGCAGGCCACCTTCATGCCCAAGCCCTTCACCGACCAGCCGGGCAGCGGCATGCACACCCACCTGTCGCTGTTCGAGGGGGAACGCAACGCCTTCCACGACGCCAGCGACCCGATGAAGCTGTCCAAGGTGGCCCGGGCCTTCATCGCCGGGCTGCTGGTGCACGCCCGGGAGTACACCGCGGTCACCAACCAGTGGGTGAACTCCTACAAGCGGCTGTTCCCGCAGGCCCTGCCGGACCGGGTCACCGAGAGCCCGGCGTACGTCTGCTGGGGGCACCTGAACCGGTCCGCCCTGGTCCGGGTCCCGGCGTACGGCAAGCCCAACTCGGCCCGGGTGGAGATCCGCTCGCCCGACTCGGCCGCCAACCCGTACCTGGCCTTCGCGGTGCTGCTCGG from Micromonospora sp. NBC_01739 includes:
- a CDS encoding NUDIX hydrolase, whose translation is MGVPDYILRLREHVGHDLLWLPSVSAVVCNEAGELLLGQRADDGRWAVPSGFVEPGEQPATAVVREVWEEAGLRVEPLRLSSAVSHPHRYPNGDRCECLNLCFHCRPVGGQARVNDDESLAVGWFPPEELPELDEHSRLVIRHALDPQAPAFFLPPGTVWREPG
- the panB gene encoding 3-methyl-2-oxobutanoate hydroxymethyltransferase, with product MVESTPAEVTALYGGPATRRVRTRDLIAAKERGEKWAMLTSYDQYTASIFDAAGIPVLLVGDSAANNVFGYETTLPVTAEDLLPLVRAVVRATRQTLVVGDLPFGSYEEGPTQALRTAVRFMKEGGCHAVKLEGGRRCADQIAAIVGAGIPVMAHIGFTPQSEHNLGGYRVQGRGDAAEEVIADARAVAEAGAFAVVLEMVPGTVAKRITAELTIPTVGIGAGPETDAQVLVWQDMAGLRTGRAPRFVKRYADLAGTLEAATRRFAEEVRGGEFPAAEHTF
- a CDS encoding NAD+ synthase, coding for MPTLRLALCQVNPSVGDLTGNADLVRAWSRRAAEAGAQLVLFPEMVLTGYPVEDLVFRRSFVAASKAALDRLAADLAADGLGEVPIVVGYLDADGPPQFSGDAEPGRGARNAAALLHQGQVQATYFKHHLPNYGVFDEDRYFVPGDTLTVVRLGGVDVALTICEDLWQAGGPFAAARQAGVGLVVSINGSPYELNKDDLRLPVVRRRAAEAEATIAYVNMVGGQDELVFEGDSMIVGPDGTLLARAPQFVEHLLVHDVSVPSTTEAGGIADGGQVGDGLRLVRRTVEGLPPAPDGPAAHGGVIEPVADEAEVWQALVLGLRDYVNKNRFPSVVLGLSGGIDSAVVAAIAVDALGPDRVVGVSLPSQHSSEHSREDAADLAKRTGLDYRIEPIQPMVDAFLANLSLSGVAVENLQARVRGVILMALSNQEGPLVLTTGNKSELAVGYSTLYGDSVGGFNPIKDVWKTLVWRLAKWRNAEATRLGHTPPIPENSIGKPPSAELSPGQLDSDTLPDYDVLDPILIGYVDGDLGRDGLVASGHDPVIVDKVLRMVDTAEYKRRQSAPGTKISMKAFGRDRRLPITNRWREDG
- a CDS encoding SRPBCC family protein; translation: MIEHTIKIEAPPEVVWRFFTDPARMARWLGPADLDPVPGGELMFQLSDGPRPVVRGRFIELRLYEKIVFTFGWDPTPGVPDLPSGSSQVEVTLSAQAGGTLLTLHHTNVPPDLVVNTHTGWAGFLGNLEAEAANA
- the glnA gene encoding type I glutamate--ammonia ligase; translation: MDRQQEFVLRTLEERDIRFVRLWFTDVLGTLKSVSVAPAELEAAFDEGIGFDGSAIEGFARVFESDMVAMPDPTTFQVFPFEGGVSGESARMFCDILLPDGSPSWADPRHVLRRALSRAAEKGFTFYTHPEIEFFLLENGPADGSVPIPVDTGGYFEHTTHAVARDFRRQAVLALERIGISVEYSHHEVAPGQQEIDLRYADALTTADNIMTFRHVVKEVALSTGVQATFMPKPFTDQPGSGMHTHLSLFEGERNAFHDASDPMKLSKVARAFIAGLLVHAREYTAVTNQWVNSYKRLFPQALPDRVTESPAYVCWGHLNRSALVRVPAYGKPNSARVEIRSPDSAANPYLAFAVLLGAGMKGIEQGYELPPGAEDDVWALTSGERRAMGYEPLPENLAEAIDVMAGSELVAEVLGEHVFDFFLRNKRSEWEQYRREVTPYERQHYLSL
- a CDS encoding AraC family transcriptional regulator; protein product: MLERLNQALDHLEQRLDQPVEIADLARIAVTSEYHFRRLFSALAGIPLSEYVRRRRLTMAAAEVVAGERTLLDIAVRWGYGSAEAFARAFKAMHGTGPGEARRTKCALHAQPRVSFRLIVEGSSSMRYRIVSKDAFQLAGRKARVPLVHEGMNPAIVAFIKSIDPATRERIEALSDQEPAGIVNVSDGLTGNRAEGTELDYWYGVVTGAEVPADLEVLPVSAGDWAVFEVSGPFPAAVQHLWRDVFTQWFPSNPYRSRPGPEISRTTVSADGTQAEAQLWIPVEPVAA
- a CDS encoding RNB domain-containing ribonuclease, coding for MVIRRVLAPRIDFGALRRELGLPDDYPQAALREAEEAAAAPPRPAVDRTDIPLVTLDPPGSRDLDQAMHLSRRAGGGFRVRYAIADVAAHVRPGGALEEETWRRGQTVYLPDGNVPLHPHSLGEGAASLLPEVDRAAVLWTIDLDPEGATTSVHLERALVRSRAQLDYPGVQADAEAGRLPEPIALLPEIGALLTARGLRRGAINLPIPEQDVEADGEGWRLVLRAPVPMEEHNAQISLLTGMAAADLMLAGRIGLLRTMPAPKPEAVQRLRAAAAPLGVHWPDEVGVGELLLGLDPGQPRAAAFVDQAAELMRSAAYTAFDGEVPEQPTHGGVAAAYAHVTAPLRRLADRYATEVCLALHEGRTVPDWAREALPRLPAAMAATDRVASAANRGAIDLAEAVLLQHRVGETFEAAVLDVTAPANGRSSRPPGGTVALDDPPVRARCLGELTLGTRMRVRLVTADPATRAVAFELA
- the npdG gene encoding NADPH-dependent F420 reductase gives rise to the protein MAYDPSDLPDVSGLTVGIIGGTGDQGRGLAYRFARAGQTVLIGSRSASRAAQSAEEIAALPGVAAGGSVTGADNDEVAWRSDVVIIAVPWEGHAATLTDLAEPLAGKIVVDCVNPLGFDKQGPYPLPVAEGSAVQQAAALLPDSRVCAAFNHVSAPLLADPEIDRIELDVLICTEERELVDVVAALAARIPGMRGVYAGRLRNAHQIEAFTANLIAINRRYKTHAGVRVTDL